A part of Saccharomonospora amisosensis genomic DNA contains:
- a CDS encoding AMP-binding protein gives MDTNLATLLEVVADEAGDRPVVVHGDTRRGWRELDERASRLASWLADHGVGQGDRVAIALFNGPEYLETVFALLKLRALPVNVNYRYRERELQELLTDASAVAIVFDAALTDIVAAVRDDLPKLTSLLRLGQQEGQLQADDYERAIADNPPMPRTERSGDDGWLMFTGGTTGSPKGVACDQRWLIGVAANNGYAVVGVPTPGDLDGVRATVRDLLRDGRSLRTLVAPPLMHGTGMYMSFGTMLTGGTVVYLPSRNYDPDELAEQVQAHRVGHLCIVGDVFAVPLADALDRAAERGRPYDLSSLERVVSVGVLWSAEVKRRLLAHCDARMEDLLAASEGGPFARSVTTRQKQTVTARFELLPGTRVLDDNGDDIVPGSGQVGHLAAPTPETTRYLDDPEKTAQTFRMVKGQRYVVAGDLATLDADGSLVLLGRDSRVINTGGEKVFAEEVEQVLADHPAVADVNVLGVPDPRWGHRIVAVVERLPGAEVTDQELMDHVGATLAGYKRPREVVFVPSIQRSPSGKIDLRWARRVASESAPAT, from the coding sequence ATGGACACCAACCTCGCGACCCTGCTGGAAGTAGTGGCCGACGAGGCCGGTGATCGGCCAGTGGTTGTGCACGGTGACACCCGGCGCGGTTGGCGGGAGCTGGACGAGCGGGCGAGCAGGTTGGCCAGTTGGCTGGCCGACCACGGGGTCGGCCAGGGTGACCGCGTCGCAATCGCCCTGTTCAACGGACCCGAGTACCTGGAGACGGTGTTCGCACTGCTGAAGCTGCGCGCGCTGCCGGTGAACGTGAACTATCGCTACCGCGAACGCGAGCTGCAGGAACTGCTCACCGACGCCTCGGCGGTGGCGATCGTGTTCGACGCCGCGCTCACCGACATCGTCGCCGCCGTGCGGGACGACCTGCCGAAGCTGACCTCGCTGCTGCGGCTGGGGCAGCAGGAGGGCCAGCTCCAGGCCGACGACTACGAGCGCGCCATCGCCGACAACCCCCCGATGCCGCGCACCGAACGCTCCGGCGACGACGGCTGGCTGATGTTCACCGGTGGCACCACAGGCAGCCCGAAGGGCGTTGCCTGCGATCAACGGTGGCTGATAGGCGTGGCGGCCAACAACGGCTACGCCGTGGTGGGGGTACCTACGCCCGGCGATCTCGACGGGGTACGGGCCACGGTGCGCGACCTGCTGCGGGACGGCCGGAGCCTGCGCACGCTCGTCGCGCCGCCGCTGATGCACGGCACCGGGATGTACATGAGTTTCGGCACCATGCTGACCGGCGGCACGGTGGTGTACCTGCCTTCACGCAACTACGACCCGGACGAGCTGGCCGAGCAGGTCCAGGCGCATCGGGTGGGTCACCTGTGCATCGTCGGAGACGTATTCGCGGTACCGCTGGCCGACGCGCTCGACCGGGCGGCCGAGCGCGGGCGGCCCTACGACCTCAGCAGCCTGGAGCGCGTCGTGAGCGTCGGAGTGCTGTGGAGCGCCGAGGTGAAGCGGCGGCTGCTCGCCCACTGCGACGCCCGGATGGAGGACCTGCTGGCCGCGTCGGAGGGTGGGCCGTTCGCGCGCTCGGTGACCACCCGGCAAAAGCAGACGGTGACGGCGCGCTTCGAGCTGCTTCCAGGCACGCGGGTACTCGACGACAACGGCGACGACATCGTGCCCGGCTCCGGCCAGGTCGGTCACCTGGCGGCACCCACTCCCGAGACCACCCGCTACCTCGACGACCCGGAGAAGACGGCGCAAACGTTCCGGATGGTCAAGGGGCAGCGCTACGTCGTCGCGGGCGACCTCGCCACACTCGACGCCGACGGCTCCCTCGTGCTCCTCGGCCGGGACAGCCGAGTGATCAACACTGGTGGCGAGAAGGTGTTCGCCGAGGAGGTCGAGCAGGTACTCGCGGACCATCCCGCGGTGGCCGACGTCAACGTGCTCGGTGTCCCGGACCCGCGCTGGGGTCACCGCATCGTGGCCGTGGTGGAACGCCTGCCGGGGGCCGAGGTGACCGATCAGGAACTGATGGACCATGTGGGGGCGACGCTGGCGGGCTACAAGCGCCCACGCGAGGTGGTGTTCGTACCTTCGATCCAGCGCAGCCCCAGCGGCAAGATCGACCTGCGGTGGGCTCGCCGGGTGGCATCGGAGTCGGCACCGGCGACCTGA
- a CDS encoding CYTH domain-containing protein, with product MIEREIKFELELDRPVPRLDGIGPVARQADPVRSVLEATYFDTHDHRLLGAGITLRRRTGGADAGWHLKLPHASGHREELAEPLGDTGDALPRNLADRVREHGRGADLVPVVRIRTTRYSYALLDADDHVVATLMDDHVTSEGGGDPPGPDSWRELEVELAETSGDELLRTFSGALRRFGARPARWPSKLSRALRRPASG from the coding sequence ATGATCGAGCGGGAGATCAAGTTCGAGCTGGAGTTGGATCGCCCGGTCCCCCGCCTGGACGGGATCGGTCCGGTAGCCAGGCAGGCCGACCCGGTCAGATCGGTACTGGAGGCCACCTACTTCGACACCCACGACCACCGGCTGCTTGGCGCGGGCATCACGCTGCGCCGACGTACCGGTGGCGCCGACGCGGGGTGGCACCTGAAGCTGCCCCACGCGAGCGGCCACCGCGAGGAGCTCGCCGAACCGCTGGGGGACACCGGTGACGCCCTGCCGCGAAACCTCGCCGACCGGGTACGCGAGCACGGCCGGGGCGCCGACCTCGTCCCCGTCGTCCGGATCCGCACCACCCGGTACTCCTACGCCCTGCTCGACGCCGACGACCACGTCGTAGCGACCCTGATGGACGATCACGTCACCTCGGAGGGCGGCGGTGACCCGCCCGGCCCCGACTCCTGGCGGGAGCTGGAGGTGGAGCTGGCCGAAACGAGCGGCGACGAGCTGTTGCGGACGTTCTCCGGCGCACTGCGCCGCTTCGGCGCGCGACCGGCACGCTGGCCTTCGAAACTGAGCCGCGCGCTGCGGCGCCCGGCTTCCGGCTGA
- a CDS encoding AI-2E family transporter, with protein MNVARPRLPLPRGLVVLVGMAALVVVVAGLRAMGDLLGPVLLALILTIAVSPLAAWLRRRGAPVLLATIAGIVAAFLVLAVLAGSLALAVAELATRLPDYSGQFDTLLRQATGLLEQLGVGQAQVEDALRQLDVGSVVGVLQDVLGQLAGIASDLLLIVLVVLFMGMDAVQFHGRLGAVAAERPDVVTALASFASGTRRFLWVTTVFGFVVAALDVVVLLVLGIPLAFVWGLLAFITNYIPNIGFVIGLLPPALLALLEGGPGPMLLVIVLYIGINFVVESVVQPKIVGDAVGISVTLSFLALVFWAWVIGPLGALLAIPLTLMAKALLIDVDPDNRWINVLITARPPSPVATAGTKQKQAGPE; from the coding sequence GTGAACGTCGCGAGGCCACGGCTCCCGCTGCCACGGGGGCTCGTGGTGTTGGTCGGGATGGCCGCGCTCGTCGTCGTCGTGGCGGGCCTGCGCGCCATGGGTGACCTGCTGGGGCCCGTGCTGCTCGCGCTGATCCTCACGATCGCGGTGAGCCCGCTGGCCGCGTGGCTGCGACGGCGTGGAGCGCCGGTACTGCTGGCCACCATCGCCGGGATCGTCGCGGCCTTCCTTGTGCTCGCCGTACTCGCCGGTTCGCTGGCACTGGCCGTGGCCGAGCTGGCCACGCGCCTTCCTGACTACAGCGGCCAGTTCGACACGCTGCTGCGGCAGGCGACCGGGCTGCTGGAGCAGCTCGGCGTCGGGCAGGCGCAGGTGGAGGACGCGCTACGCCAACTCGACGTCGGCAGCGTCGTCGGTGTGCTGCAGGACGTGCTGGGGCAGCTGGCCGGTATCGCGTCGGACCTGCTGCTGATCGTGCTCGTCGTGCTGTTCATGGGGATGGACGCGGTGCAGTTCCACGGCAGGCTCGGCGCGGTGGCGGCCGAGCGGCCGGACGTCGTCACCGCGCTGGCATCGTTCGCCTCGGGCACCCGCCGCTTCCTGTGGGTGACGACGGTGTTCGGCTTCGTGGTGGCCGCGCTGGACGTCGTGGTGCTGCTGGTGCTCGGCATCCCGCTGGCGTTCGTGTGGGGCCTGCTGGCCTTCATCACCAACTACATTCCCAACATCGGGTTCGTGATCGGATTGCTGCCGCCAGCGCTACTGGCACTGCTGGAAGGCGGGCCGGGCCCGATGCTGCTGGTTATCGTGCTCTACATCGGGATCAACTTCGTGGTCGAGTCGGTCGTCCAGCCCAAGATCGTCGGCGATGCTGTCGGCATCAGCGTGACACTGTCGTTTCTGGCACTGGTGTTCTGGGCGTGGGTCATCGGTCCGCTCGGCGCACTGTTGGCGATCCCCCTGACGCTGATGGCCAAGGCGCTGCTGATCGATGTCGACCCGGACAACAGGTGGATCAACGTGCTCATCACCGCACGGCCACCGAGCCCCGTCGCCACAGCGGGCACGAAGCAGAAGCAGGCAGGTCCCGAGTAG
- a CDS encoding DUF2237 family protein, with protein MTSDRNVLGGRLDPCGTDPLTGFYRDGCCNTGPEDLGNHTVCAVVSAEFLAHQQTTGNDLVTARPEYGFAGLRPGDRWCVCASRWLEAYEAGVAPPVVLAATHERATEVVPLEALREHAVDVPADPSGLL; from the coding sequence ATGACATCCGATCGCAACGTACTCGGCGGGAGGCTCGACCCGTGCGGCACCGACCCCCTGACCGGTTTCTACCGCGATGGCTGCTGCAACACCGGGCCGGAGGACCTCGGTAACCACACCGTGTGCGCGGTCGTGTCGGCCGAGTTCCTCGCTCACCAGCAGACGACCGGCAACGATCTGGTCACCGCGAGGCCGGAGTACGGCTTCGCGGGACTGCGCCCCGGTGACCGCTGGTGCGTGTGTGCCTCCCGCTGGCTGGAGGCGTACGAGGCGGGCGTGGCGCCACCCGTCGTGCTCGCCGCCACGCACGAGCGGGCGACCGAGGTGGTACCGCTGGAGGCGCTGCGCGAACACGCGGTGGACGTTCCGGCGGATCCCAGCGGTTTGCTGTGA